In Lycium ferocissimum isolate CSIRO_LF1 chromosome 11, AGI_CSIRO_Lferr_CH_V1, whole genome shotgun sequence, a single genomic region encodes these proteins:
- the LOC132036443 gene encoding phosphatidylglycerophosphate phosphatase 1, chloroplastic/mitochondrial, producing the protein MQSTSITPLHTCSFYPIPSHFPSLNLNKNKKTLPKCCFSITSTHSCSKEQEKHKKHKNYNNIDTNPDRQNNINWEQFYSSIQEETTHYKEADSFELTTHLGIKTNMWWTDLKAALGQRINVEGIVSSLGVFSKDKHLAIPHVSVQDIRYIDWVELKKRGFEGVVFDKDNTITVPYSLSLWNPLASSIDQCKSLFGNNIAVYSNSAGLDEYDPDGRKARILERAIGIKVIKHRTKKPAGTAEEIEKQFGCESSRLIMVGDRPFTDIVYGNRNGFLTILTQPLSCAEEPLIVQQVRVLEVALVNRWSSQGMKPTSHTLLPDCQQCVKDDPL; encoded by the exons ATGCAGTCTACCTCAATTACTCCACTTCATACTTGCTCCTTCTACCCAATTCCTAGCCATTTTCCTTCCCTTAAtctcaacaagaacaagaaaacaCTTCCCAAGTGTTGTTTCAGTATCACTTCCACACATAGTTGCagcaaagaacaagaaaaacacaaaaagcACAAAAACTACAACAATATTGACACAAACCCAGATCGACAGAACAACATAAATTGGGAACAATTTTACTCTTCAATTCAAGAAGAGACAACCCATTACAAAGAAGCAGACTCATTTGAACTTACTACTCATTTAGGCATTAAAACAAACATGTGGTGGACAGACTTGAAAGCTGCATTAGGACAAAGGATTAATGTAGAGGGTATTGTTTCTTCATTAGGGGTTTTCTCTAAAGACAAACATTTAGCGATTCCTCATGTTAGTGTGCAAGATATAAGGTATATTGATTGGGTTGAGTTAAAAAAAAGAGGGTTTGAAGGTGTGGTATTTGATAAAGATAATACAATTACTGTTCCTTATTCTTTGAGCTTGTGGAATCCTCTCGCTTCTTCTATCGATCAGTGCAAATCTTTATTTGGTAATAATATTGCAGTATATAGCAACTCAGCAG GATTAGATGAATATGACCCTGATGGTAGAAAAGCGAGAATTCTTGAACGTGCAATTGGAATTAAAGTCATTAAGCACA GGACAAAGAAGCCGGCTGGAACAGCTGAAGAAATTGAGAAGCAATTTGGTTGTGAATCGTCAAGACTTATTATG GTGGGTGATAGGCCGTTTACAGACATTGTTTATGGTAACAGAAATGGTTTTCTTACTATTTTGACACAACCATTAAGTTGTGCAGAGGAGCCATTAATTGTACAGCAG GTCAGGGTACTCGAGGTGGCCCTTGTGAACCGATGGTCTAGCCAGGGGATGAAGCCAACCAGTCACACACTTCTTCCTGATTGCCAGCAGTGTGTAAAAGACGATCCACTTTAG
- the LOC132038319 gene encoding taxadiene 5-alpha hydroxylase: MCLFPLLIQRDDEIAFHIVVIQVFFKHIEVDCHYVRDVLNSGAISLHHVATAEQLADILTKALTELINTPKALLISLSLIAMDMNFPLSNFTLSIIFIIVFSILLRHYKIVHKHITKKKLPPGEMGLPWIGETIEFYKAQKKNKLFEEFVQPRIEKYGKTFKTKLMGAPTVVVCGAEANMFFMSNEFKLVISSWPTSSVELMGKNSIMEKKGDMHRFLRGIISSSLTYISLDAMVPKICNTIQSYLEKNCHGQEDRTIKLYHLTKSLTFKIVFECFLGIVVKPGLLETFERVLEGAFSPPFKFPGSKFSRAISARMEVQTFLVEVIREKKREIEFGHDQGEEGKSDEALLSRLVKAMIRGEVSEDEVVDNVVLLVFAAHDTTSFAIAMTFRMLAHHPSCYSLLFQEHANIMSNKRPGQILSLEDTKKMKYTWQVARESMRLFPPIFGSFRKAIADIEFDGFIIPKGWKVLWTTYGTHNSPEYFKEPQNFDPSRFEEPVQPYAFIPFGGGPRLCAGYQLAKLNILIFVHYIVTRYNWSLINPDEPIVMDPLPFPSQGMPIKISPKF, translated from the exons ATGTGTCTCTTCCCTTTACTAATTCAACGTGACGACGAAATTGCTTTCCATATCGTCGTAATCCAGGTTTTCTTCAAGCACATTGAGGTTGATTGTCATTATGTTCGGGATGTGCTTAATTCTGGTGCTATTTCTCTTCATCATGTTGCTACTGCTGAGCAGCTTGCTGATATTCTTACTAAAGCTTTGACTGAG CTAATTAACACACCAAAAGCTTTGTTGATTTCCCTTTCATTAATTGCTATGGATATGAACTTTCCTCTTTCTAATTTCACCTTATCAATCATTTTCATAATTGTTTTTTCCATTCTCTTAAGACATTACAAAATTGTCCACAAACACATTACCAAAAAGAAACTTCCACCAGGAGAAATGGGGCTACCATGGATTGGTGAAACCATAGAATTTTACAAAGCacaaaaaaagaacaaattatTTGAAGAATTCGTTCAACCTCGAATcgaaaaatatggaaaaaccTTCAAAACAAAACTCATGGGAGCACCAACAGTAGTTGTATGTGGAGCAGAGGCCAATATGTTCTTCATGTCCAATGAATTCAAATTGGTAATAAGTTCTTGGCCTACTTCTTCAGTTGAGCTCATGGGAAAAAATTCAATTATGGAGAAAAAAGGCGATATGCATCGATTTCTTCGTGGGATTATTTCATCAAGTCTTACATATATTAGCCTAGATGCAATGGTACCCAAAATTTGTAACACAATTCAATCctacttggaaaaaaattgtcATGGCCAAGAAGACCGGACGATTAAACTTTATCACCTTACCAAATCCTTGACGTTCAAGATTGTATTCGAGTGCTTTTTAGGGATCGTAGTCAAGCCAGGATTACTTGAAACGTTCGAGAGAGTCTTGGAAGGGGCATTTTCGCCCCCATTTAAGTTTCCAGGATCTAAGTTCTCGAGGGCTATAAGTGCAAGGATGGAAGTACAGACATTTCTTGTTGAAGTTAtaagggagaaaaaaagagagatagAATTTGGACACGATCAGGGAGAAGAAGGGAAATCAGACGAGGCATTGCTTTCGCGATTAGTGAAAGCAATGATTCGTGGTGAAGTTAGTGAAGACGAagttgttgataatgttgttttGCTAGTGTTTGCTGCACATGATACCACCTCTTTTGCTATTGCtatgacatttaggatgttggcTCATCATCCCTCTTGCTATTCTCTTCTCTTTCAAG AACATGCTAATATAATGAGTAATAAAAGACCAGGGCAGATACTCTCTTTGGAAGACACAAAAAAGATGAAATACACATGGCAAGTTGCTCGAGAAAGCATGAGGCTATTTCCTCCTATCTTTGGTTCATTCAGAAAAGCAATTGCTGACATTGAATTTGATGGATTCATTATTCCAAAAGGTTGGAAG GTATTGTGGACAACATATGGCACACATAATAGTCCAGAGTATTTTAAAGAGCCCCAAAATTTTGATCCAAGTAGATTTGAAGAGCCTGTTCAACCATATGCATTTATACCATTTGGAGGAGGACCAAGACTCTGTGCTGGGTACCAATTGGCAAAGCTAAACATTCTTATATTTGTTCATTATATTGTGACAAGATACAACTGGTCCTTAATAAATCCTGATGAACCAATTGTCATGGATCCCCTCCCTTTCCCTTCCCAAGGAATGCCCATTAAAATTTCTCCCAAGTTTTAA
- the LOC132037241 gene encoding xyloglucan endotransglucosylase protein 1-like gives MSPLFSFKMLIFPLIMASLWAAASANFYNLADITWGEGRGKMTEGGRGLSLSLDKFSGSGFQSKNEYLFGRFDMQLKLVPGNSAGTVTTFFLSSQGAGHDEIDFEFLGNVSGQPYTVHTNVYSQGKGNKEQQFHLWFDPTAAFHTYSIVWNAQKIIFLVDNSPIRVFNNHESLGIPFPKAQPMKVYCSLWNADEWATQGGRVKTDWTQAPFTAYYRNFKIDGCAVLSGSNSCKSSNSANDARTWQTHELDAKGRNRLRWVQSRHMVYNYCADSKRFPQGYSQECKRSRF, from the exons ATGTCGCCTCTATTCTCTTTCAAAATGTTAATATTTCCATTAATTATGgcaagtctatgggcagctgCTTCAGCCAATTTTTATAACCTTGCAGATATCACTTGGGGCGAAGGACGTGGTAAAATGACAGAAGGAGGCAGAGGTCTCTCTCTGTCACTTGACAAATTTTCGGGGTCGGGTTTTCAATCCAAGAATGAATATCTCTTTGGAAGATTTGACATGCAACTCAAGCTTGTCCCTGGAAACTCTGCAGGCACTGTCACCACTTTTTTT CTGTCATCACAAGGAGCAGGGCATGATGAGATTGATTTCGAGTTCTTAGGCAATGTTTCTGGCCAACCTTACACAGTTCATACCAATGTTTATTCACAAGGCAAAGGCAACAAAGAACAACAATTCCACTTGTGGTTCGACCCAACTGCTGCATTTCACACTTACTCCATTGTGTGGAATGCTCAGAAAATCAT TTTCTTGGTGGATAACAGCCCAATCCGAGTATTCAACAACCATGAAAGCCTTGGAATTCCATTCCccaaggcccaacccatgaaagTGTACTGCAGCTTATGGAATGCAGATGAGTGGGCGACACAAGGAGGCAGAGTGAAGACTGATTGGACACAAGCACCTTTCACTGCTTATTACAGAAACTTCAAAATTGATGGATGTGCAGTGTTATCTGGTTCCAATTCATGTAAGTCCAGTAATTCAGCAAACGATGCTAGGACATGGCAAACACATGAACTTGATGCTAAGGGCAGGAATAGGCTACGATGGGTGCAGAGCAGACACATGGTTTACAATTATTGTGCTGATTCTAAGAGGTTTCCTCAAGGATATTCTCAAGAATGCAAGCGTTCAAGGTTCTAA